The Fimbriimonas ginsengisoli Gsoil 348 genome window below encodes:
- a CDS encoding xylose operon transcription regulator XylR — MRARRIALLMERLVGFNHEVLTGVRDFAGPSRGWVCHFIEPRPELVPIVARWEPDGIIAFLGDDAIAEAVRGLGVPFVDVAAWVEGADWPRVGLNDVAIGRMAAENLLALGFDQFAFIGDPHLAFATARKRGYDGVLQEAGYTARSFAADPERFPTARGSTIGGIDGELVAWIQTLPKPVAVFADNDERALLVSEACHAGGIEIPRDVALLGVDDDPYLCGLGYPPLSSIATPARRLGYEGALLLDRLLGGFGPPEYPVRLPPVGVVTRRSTDAVVYPDPLVAEAMRFIQEHSCKGIGVEEVVSHVRAGRRTLERRFQSQVGRSILGELSRSRLERARFLLVTTDLPLKTVASQSGFGSLSRFSSSHQDTFGVGPHEYRRRFGL, encoded by the coding sequence ATGCGCGCCCGAAGAATCGCTCTCCTCATGGAGCGACTGGTCGGCTTCAACCACGAGGTCCTCACTGGGGTGCGCGACTTCGCCGGCCCCTCGCGCGGATGGGTCTGCCACTTCATCGAGCCTAGGCCGGAACTGGTCCCGATTGTCGCGCGGTGGGAACCGGACGGCATCATCGCTTTCCTGGGCGATGATGCGATCGCGGAAGCGGTGCGGGGGCTTGGCGTACCTTTCGTCGACGTCGCCGCCTGGGTGGAAGGCGCGGATTGGCCTCGGGTTGGGTTGAACGACGTGGCGATTGGGCGAATGGCGGCGGAGAACCTTTTGGCGCTCGGATTTGACCAGTTTGCTTTTATCGGCGATCCACATCTCGCGTTCGCGACGGCTCGGAAGCGCGGGTACGACGGTGTCTTGCAAGAAGCCGGGTACACCGCGCGTTCCTTTGCCGCCGACCCGGAGCGGTTTCCAACCGCTCGCGGCTCCACGATCGGAGGGATCGACGGCGAACTCGTCGCTTGGATTCAAACGTTGCCCAAGCCGGTCGCCGTGTTTGCCGACAACGATGAGCGGGCGCTCCTGGTGAGCGAGGCTTGCCACGCGGGCGGCATCGAGATCCCGCGCGACGTCGCGCTTCTTGGGGTGGACGACGATCCGTACCTATGCGGGCTCGGTTACCCGCCCCTGTCGAGCATTGCCACTCCGGCACGGCGGCTTGGATACGAAGGGGCGTTGCTGCTCGATCGTCTGCTGGGCGGATTCGGTCCCCCGGAGTATCCGGTGAGGTTGCCACCGGTCGGAGTCGTGACTCGCCGGTCCACCGACGCGGTCGTTTATCCCGATCCGCTTGTCGCGGAGGCGATGCGCTTTATCCAGGAGCACTCGTGTAAGGGAATCGGCGTCGAGGAGGTCGTGTCGCATGTGCGAGCGGGGCGTCGAACGCTGGAAAGGCGTTTCCAATCTCAAGTCGGCCGATCGATTCTCGGCGAGCTTTCCAGATCCCGCCTCGAACGAGCCCGGTTTCTCCTCGTCACTACCGACCTTCCGCTTAAAACGGTGGCATCTCAGTCCGGATTTGGCTCGTTGTCTCGCTTTTCGTCGAGTCACCAAGACACCTTTGGTGTCGGGCCTCATGAGTATCGGCGGCGTTTTGGGTTGTAG
- a CDS encoding TIGR03790 family protein: protein MLSLLLVAASHCLAAASLADRVVVVENAGSPASVEIAEDYAKRRGVKNLLKIKCADSALSPTGETIAYADFAGAIETPLKAYLVKHPKIDFVVLTKGIPIRITGASTGVGNNQPSVDSYIAAFGYAERKDVIPVVLNDSGFTGKAWANRFWNSSERFTHAKFGGYLVTRLDAYTIDEARLLTTYAFQSERTRPSGSILLDTALSHGLGDVTKQPLSAIKDGKLDSHMINEMSYNEYDADMVNAAGILEKKSVPTILDRTDVFIGKKSDLMGYCSWGSNDPKFVAADYKLLRFAPGAIAETAVSTSARTFLPTTGGQSLIADLISGRVTGVKGYCDEPLLQAVASPTILFDRYTSGWTLAESFYAASRFVGWEDIVVGDPLCAPYRK from the coding sequence ATGCTTTCGTTGTTGTTGGTGGCCGCTTCCCATTGCTTGGCGGCGGCTTCGCTGGCTGATCGGGTGGTTGTGGTCGAGAATGCGGGGAGTCCGGCTTCGGTGGAGATCGCGGAAGATTACGCCAAGCGGCGAGGGGTGAAGAATCTCCTTAAGATCAAGTGCGCCGACTCCGCTCTCTCGCCCACCGGCGAGACGATCGCCTACGCGGATTTTGCGGGCGCAATAGAAACGCCGCTGAAGGCGTACCTTGTCAAGCATCCGAAGATCGATTTCGTCGTCCTCACCAAAGGGATCCCGATTCGGATTACCGGCGCCTCGACCGGGGTCGGAAACAACCAGCCGTCCGTCGATTCTTACATTGCGGCGTTCGGTTATGCCGAGCGGAAGGACGTCATCCCGGTCGTGCTTAACGACAGCGGCTTTACCGGGAAGGCCTGGGCGAACCGGTTTTGGAACTCGAGCGAGCGATTTACTCACGCCAAGTTCGGCGGCTACCTGGTCACGCGCTTGGATGCCTACACGATCGACGAGGCGCGCTTATTGACGACGTATGCTTTTCAGAGCGAGCGGACCCGTCCAAGCGGCTCGATCTTGTTGGACACCGCCCTTTCGCACGGCCTCGGCGATGTAACCAAGCAACCGCTTTCCGCGATTAAGGATGGAAAGCTCGACTCTCACATGATCAACGAGATGTCGTACAACGAATACGACGCCGATATGGTCAATGCCGCTGGGATCTTGGAGAAGAAGTCAGTGCCGACGATTCTCGATCGGACCGACGTGTTCATTGGCAAGAAATCGGACTTGATGGGGTACTGCTCGTGGGGGAGCAACGATCCGAAGTTCGTCGCCGCAGATTACAAGTTGCTTAGGTTTGCGCCCGGAGCGATTGCGGAAACCGCCGTGTCCACCAGCGCTAGAACGTTTCTGCCCACGACCGGCGGGCAGTCGCTGATCGCCGATCTGATTTCTGGCCGGGTGACCGGGGTCAAGGGGTATTGCGACGAACCGCTGCTCCAAGCGGTCGCTTCGCCCACCATTTTGTTCGACCGCTACACTAGCGGCTGGACTCTGGCGGAGAGCTTCTACGCGGCGTCCCGGTTCGTCGGTTGGGAAGATATCGTCGTCGGCGATCCTTTATGTGCCCCGTACCGGAAATAG
- the dapE gene encoding succinyl-diaminopimelate desuccinylase, whose product MSAVLELLRDLISRQSVTPNDAGCQAVVGARLSAAGFQVEHLHFEGVDNLWATHGAGAPLICLAGHTDVVPAGPIGAWTSEPFSPTERGGELVGRGAVDMKGSVAAMTVALEQLAAESHPGTIALLLTSDEEGPGIDGTRRVLDTLAERGVSIDDAIVGEPTSEQVFGDAIKAGRRGSMNGRLVVRGVQGHTAYPQLADNAAHRLAPVLGALVAADWGKGTADFPPTTFQVSNLVCGTGASNVIPGEAEVRFNVRFGTDWTAERIQDRIARIAQENGVEEPVEWNVSALPFVTRPGSLLAALVGAIESVTGIKPISSTGGGTSDARFFAAHKIPVAEFGPINATIHAANERIEIDCLDPLTEIYRLAVRNALRDR is encoded by the coding sequence ATGTCCGCCGTCCTCGAGCTCCTTCGCGACCTGATCTCCCGTCAAAGCGTCACTCCCAACGACGCCGGCTGCCAAGCCGTCGTCGGCGCGCGCCTGAGCGCCGCCGGTTTCCAGGTCGAGCATCTGCATTTCGAAGGGGTCGACAATCTTTGGGCGACGCATGGCGCCGGCGCGCCCCTTATCTGTCTGGCCGGCCATACCGACGTGGTACCGGCAGGCCCGATCGGCGCTTGGACGAGCGAACCTTTTTCGCCTACCGAACGTGGCGGTGAATTGGTGGGGCGCGGCGCCGTCGATATGAAGGGATCGGTCGCCGCCATGACGGTTGCCTTGGAACAGTTGGCGGCGGAGAGTCATCCAGGCACGATTGCGCTGCTTCTCACCAGCGACGAGGAGGGCCCGGGCATCGACGGTACCCGTCGTGTCCTAGACACTCTCGCCGAACGCGGCGTGTCGATCGACGACGCGATCGTAGGGGAGCCGACTTCGGAGCAGGTGTTCGGCGACGCCATAAAGGCCGGCCGGCGCGGATCGATGAACGGACGGCTCGTCGTTCGAGGCGTGCAAGGACATACCGCCTATCCCCAACTGGCGGATAATGCCGCTCATCGGCTCGCGCCGGTGCTCGGAGCTTTGGTGGCGGCCGATTGGGGGAAAGGAACCGCCGATTTTCCACCGACCACATTTCAGGTCAGCAACCTGGTTTGCGGCACGGGAGCAAGCAACGTGATTCCGGGAGAGGCCGAAGTCCGTTTCAACGTGCGGTTCGGAACCGATTGGACGGCAGAGCGAATTCAAGATCGGATCGCCCGTATCGCCCAGGAGAACGGCGTCGAGGAACCTGTCGAGTGGAACGTCTCCGCGCTCCCTTTTGTGACCCGCCCCGGCTCACTTCTCGCCGCGCTGGTTGGAGCGATCGAGTCGGTTACTGGAATAAAGCCCATATCTTCTACCGGCGGGGGAACCTCCGACGCGCGATTCTTCGCCGCGCATAAGATCCCTGTGGCCGAATTCGGACCGATCAACGCCACGATTCACGCCGCAAACGAGCGGATCGAGATCGATTGCCTCGATCCGCTCACGGAGATTTATCGGTTGGCGGTGCGGAACGCTCTCCGAGATAGGTGA
- the dapD gene encoding 2,3,4,5-tetrahydropyridine-2,6-dicarboxylate N-succinyltransferase, with product MADLIQIIEGAWEDRAKFSPSDVPADVRSAVNEALAELDSGRLRVAEQIAGEWKTHQWLKKAVLLSFRLEDNREMSAGDIGFWDKVPLKKPDGSYRAVPPATVRRGAFIARNVVLMPSYVNIGAFVDEGTMVDTWATVGSCAQVGKNVHLSGGVGLGGVLEPLQANPTIIEDDCFIGARSEIVEGVIVEKGAVISMGVFIGQSTKIFDRATGEVLYGRVPAGAVVVPGSLPSKDGSHSLYAAVIVKRVDAQTRAKTSLNELLRD from the coding sequence TTGGCTGACCTCATTCAAATCATCGAAGGAGCGTGGGAAGACCGCGCCAAGTTCTCGCCGTCCGACGTGCCCGCCGACGTACGGAGCGCCGTCAACGAAGCGCTCGCCGAGCTCGACTCCGGTCGTTTACGCGTGGCCGAGCAGATCGCCGGCGAATGGAAGACCCACCAGTGGCTCAAAAAAGCGGTTCTTCTCTCGTTCCGGCTCGAGGATAACCGGGAGATGTCCGCCGGCGACATCGGGTTTTGGGACAAGGTTCCGCTGAAGAAGCCAGACGGCAGCTACCGCGCGGTCCCACCTGCCACGGTTCGCCGAGGCGCCTTTATCGCTCGAAACGTGGTGCTCATGCCGAGCTACGTCAATATCGGCGCTTTCGTCGACGAAGGGACGATGGTGGACACCTGGGCCACCGTCGGATCGTGCGCTCAAGTGGGTAAAAACGTGCACCTGAGTGGCGGAGTAGGGCTGGGCGGCGTCTTAGAGCCGCTCCAGGCGAACCCGACCATCATCGAGGACGATTGCTTTATCGGCGCGCGTAGCGAAATTGTCGAAGGGGTCATCGTCGAGAAAGGGGCCGTCATCTCGATGGGCGTTTTCATCGGACAGAGCACGAAGATCTTCGATCGCGCGACGGGAGAGGTGCTTTATGGGCGCGTGCCCGCCGGCGCGGTGGTCGTGCCCGGCTCCCTGCCGAGCAAGGACGGGAGCCACAGCCTCTATGCCGCCGTAATCGTGAAGCGGGTAGACGCCCAAACCCGAGCCAAAACGAGCCTCAACGAGCTCCTCCGCGATTAA
- the dapC gene encoding succinyldiaminopimelate transaminase — protein MNPLLDLLHPYPFERLRVLLEGARPPEGLRPLNLGIGEPQHPTPPVIADSLVQNLHLLGKYPPTAGTVELRSAISEWIGRRYAIPCPDPIDQVIPVAGTREALFALAQAVLDPAERAAVLLPNPFYQIYEGAALLAGAEPVYVPTPKEQGYLPDWGAVSAEIWPRVKLAFVCSPGNPTGAVMTLEDWKRVFELADRYGFVVAADECYSEIYNGDPPCGSLQASIALGRGLERVVSLNSLSKRSSAPGLRSGFAAGDADIIKPFLLYRTYHGAAPSSLTQVASVEAWQDETHVVENREKYREKFRIAAELFGPGLQIPSGGFFLWLPVPNDEQQARRLFEQAWVTTLPGTYLGREVNGKNPGQGYLRVALVPDLDVCREALIRIRETLETPTIG, from the coding sequence GTGAACCCACTCCTCGACCTGCTGCATCCCTACCCTTTCGAGCGGCTGCGCGTCCTCTTGGAAGGTGCCAGACCTCCGGAGGGGTTGAGACCGCTCAATCTCGGAATCGGAGAGCCGCAGCATCCAACGCCACCTGTCATCGCCGACTCCCTCGTCCAAAACCTGCACCTGCTCGGCAAATATCCGCCGACCGCGGGCACGGTCGAGCTTCGCAGTGCCATTTCCGAATGGATTGGCCGGCGATACGCGATTCCCTGCCCAGACCCGATAGACCAGGTAATCCCGGTCGCGGGGACGCGCGAGGCGCTTTTCGCCCTCGCTCAAGCCGTCTTGGATCCCGCCGAGCGCGCGGCGGTTCTCTTACCGAATCCGTTCTATCAAATCTACGAAGGGGCCGCGCTGCTGGCGGGGGCCGAGCCTGTGTACGTGCCGACGCCAAAGGAGCAGGGATACCTTCCGGACTGGGGAGCCGTTTCGGCGGAGATTTGGCCGCGGGTAAAGCTAGCCTTCGTTTGCTCGCCCGGCAATCCGACGGGAGCCGTCATGACTCTGGAAGACTGGAAGCGGGTGTTCGAGCTTGCCGACCGGTACGGGTTCGTGGTGGCCGCCGACGAGTGCTATTCGGAGATCTACAACGGCGATCCTCCTTGTGGATCTCTGCAAGCTTCGATCGCACTAGGGCGAGGACTGGAACGGGTGGTGTCGCTGAACTCATTATCCAAGCGCTCGAGCGCTCCGGGGTTGCGTTCCGGATTCGCGGCCGGCGATGCCGACATCATCAAGCCGTTTCTGCTGTACCGCACCTATCACGGCGCCGCGCCCAGCTCGCTTACGCAGGTTGCCAGCGTTGAGGCATGGCAAGACGAAACGCATGTCGTAGAAAATCGGGAGAAGTACCGGGAGAAATTCCGGATCGCGGCCGAACTGTTTGGCCCGGGTCTGCAGATCCCAAGCGGCGGCTTTTTCCTCTGGCTGCCCGTACCCAACGACGAGCAACAAGCACGGCGGCTCTTCGAGCAAGCATGGGTGACCACGTTGCCCGGCACCTATTTGGGCCGTGAGGTAAACGGCAAGAATCCTGGGCAGGGCTATTTGCGAGTGGCGCTGGTGCCGGATCTCGACGTGTGCCGCGAAGCACTCATCCGAATTCGCGAAACTTTGGAGACTCCTACTATTGGCTGA